A stretch of the Aminipila terrae genome encodes the following:
- a CDS encoding ABC transporter permease — protein sequence MNEQMPSKERILFLKKQRHRKQMILFWQIGILVFLTAIWEISARVGLIDSFILSQPSRILNTYIKMSQNGLVMHIGVTVYETLVGFVLGVITGTILAIILWWSSFIAKISEPYLVVLNSLPKIALGPVIIIIVGAGTEAIIFMALAISLIVTVLEMLNGFQHTDKEYVKMVSTFGATKMQIFTKIVFPYNISTLFNSLKINIGLSLVGVIAGEFLVSKAGLGYLIVYGGQVFQLDLVMASVIILAVVAAIMYEAVVLLQNLVLKLYGH from the coding sequence ATGAATGAACAGATGCCTTCTAAAGAAAGAATTTTATTTCTAAAAAAACAGAGACACAGAAAACAGATGATTCTTTTCTGGCAAATTGGAATTCTGGTGTTTTTGACAGCAATCTGGGAGATTTCTGCCCGGGTAGGGCTTATTGACAGTTTTATACTAAGTCAGCCTTCAAGGATTTTAAATACTTACATTAAAATGTCGCAAAACGGACTGGTGATGCACATTGGTGTTACCGTGTATGAAACACTGGTAGGTTTCGTACTGGGGGTAATCACTGGCACTATACTTGCTATTATTCTCTGGTGGAGCAGTTTCATAGCAAAAATCAGTGAGCCCTATCTTGTAGTATTAAACAGTCTGCCTAAAATAGCTTTGGGGCCTGTGATAATCATCATAGTGGGAGCAGGCACGGAAGCCATTATATTTATGGCCCTGGCCATATCTCTTATTGTTACCGTGCTTGAAATGCTAAATGGCTTCCAGCATACAGACAAAGAATATGTAAAGATGGTGTCCACCTTTGGTGCAACAAAGATGCAGATTTTTACTAAGATAGTCTTCCCTTATAATATATCAACACTATTTAATTCTCTGAAAATTAATATAGGATTGTCTTTAGTAGGCGTTATAGCCGGGGAATTCTTAGTATCAAAAGCCGGCCTTGGCTATTTAATCGTTTATGGAGGTCAGGTGTTCCAGTTGGATCTTGTTATGGCCAGTGTCATTATTCTGGCTGTGGTTGCAGCAATCATGTATGAGGCAGTGG
- a CDS encoding ABC transporter ATP-binding protein translates to MAVLEVRNIEEKYQALNGEITALENISFHVEKGEFVSIVGPSGCGKSTLLSIIAGLIKPTAGEIYVNGEKIEGITTHIGYMLQKDNLLEWRTIYKNVMLGLEIQKSVNRENEARVIKLLKTYGLYEFKDKYPSQLSGGMRQRVALIRTLAINPDILLLDEAFSALDYQTRLTVTNDVYGILKQEQVTTIMVTHDIPEGISMGDKIVILSDRPAVVKEVLNIDFEMENRNPLNCRNSPKFGKYFDYIWKELCGNE, encoded by the coding sequence TTGGCAGTATTAGAGGTACGGAATATAGAGGAAAAATATCAGGCATTAAATGGTGAAATAACAGCACTGGAGAATATAAGCTTTCATGTTGAAAAGGGTGAGTTTGTCAGCATAGTGGGCCCCAGCGGATGCGGCAAGTCCACTTTGCTTTCTATTATTGCAGGGCTCATAAAGCCCACAGCAGGTGAAATATATGTGAATGGAGAAAAAATTGAAGGGATAACAACCCATATTGGATATATGTTGCAAAAAGATAACTTACTGGAATGGAGAACCATTTATAAAAATGTAATGTTAGGCCTGGAAATACAAAAAAGTGTAAATAGAGAAAATGAGGCAAGAGTTATAAAACTCTTAAAGACCTATGGACTGTATGAATTTAAAGATAAATACCCGTCACAATTATCTGGGGGAATGAGGCAGAGGGTTGCCCTGATCAGAACCCTTGCAATTAACCCAGATATTTTATTATTAGATGAGGCATTTTCTGCTCTTGATTATCAAACCAGATTAACGGTTACAAACGATGTTTACGGCATATTGAAGCAGGAGCAGGTCACTACTATTATGGTCACCCATGATATACCCGAGGGGATAAGTATGGGTGACAAGATTGTTATTTTAAGCGACAGACCAGCGGTGGTAAAAGAAGTTTTAAATATAGATTTTGAAATGGAAAACAGAAATCCGCTAAATTGCAGAAACAGCCCTAAGTTTGGCAAATACTTTGATTATATATGGAAGGAGCTGTGCGGAAATGAATGA
- a CDS encoding DUF3892 domain-containing protein codes for MNDQKNTMDASLARNTLDEIPTPASDAKRITALVKHSGRVTGYQLSDDSILSKEECIDLARRGGIMGVGVAHRGDTEYLKSIPDGSENNNLSTLPTIH; via the coding sequence ATGAACGACCAGAAAAACACTATGGATGCATCCCTTGCAAGAAATACCCTGGATGAAATACCAACACCTGCAAGCGATGCCAAGAGGATTACAGCACTAGTTAAACACAGTGGACGTGTAACAGGATATCAATTATCTGATGACAGCATTCTGTCTAAAGAAGAATGTATCGATCTGGCAAGACGGGGTGGTATCATGGGAGTTGGCGTTGCACATCGAGGCGATACTGAGTATTTAAAATCGATTCCTGATGGTTCTGAAAATAACAATCTAAGCACATTGCCTACTATTCACTAG
- a CDS encoding iron-containing alcohol dehydrogenase, with amino-acid sequence MGRFTLPRDIYHGSGSLSELKNLKGQKAFLVVGGGSMKRFGFLDKAVGFLKEAGMEVELFENVEPDPSVDTVMRGAEAMKKFQPDWIVSMGGGSPIDAAKAMWAFYEYPETTFEDLITPFNFPELRTKAKFCAIPSTSGTATEVTAFSVITDYEKGIKYPLADFNITPDVAIVDPELAETMPPKLIAYTGMDAMTHAIEAYVSTLHCDYTDPLALHAIKMVHEFLKKSYDGDKEAKERMHNAQCLAGMAFSNALLGIVHSMAHKTGAAYSGGHIVHGCANAMYLPRVIQFNAKNADAAKRYADIARFMGLNAGSDEELIDALVKEIKAMNESLDIPCCIKKYEDGIIKEEEFMEKLSRVAELAIGDACTGSNPRIPTQEEMEKLLKACYYGEDINF; translated from the coding sequence ATGGGAAGATTTACATTACCAAGAGATATTTATCATGGAAGCGGTTCTTTATCTGAATTAAAAAATTTAAAAGGTCAAAAAGCCTTTCTGGTTGTGGGAGGCGGTTCTATGAAGCGCTTTGGGTTTTTGGACAAAGCAGTAGGGTTCTTAAAAGAAGCCGGAATGGAAGTAGAACTGTTTGAAAATGTTGAACCAGATCCCAGCGTAGATACTGTTATGCGCGGAGCTGAAGCAATGAAAAAATTTCAGCCTGACTGGATTGTGTCCATGGGAGGCGGCTCACCAATTGACGCTGCAAAAGCAATGTGGGCATTTTATGAATATCCGGAAACTACTTTTGAAGATCTGATTACTCCTTTCAATTTCCCAGAGCTAAGAACGAAGGCAAAGTTTTGTGCAATACCTTCAACCTCTGGAACAGCAACAGAAGTTACAGCTTTCAGTGTTATCACTGATTATGAAAAGGGCATAAAGTACCCTCTGGCTGACTTTAATATCACTCCTGATGTAGCCATTGTAGATCCTGAACTTGCTGAAACTATGCCACCTAAATTAATAGCATATACAGGAATGGATGCCATGACACATGCCATTGAAGCTTATGTGTCTACTCTTCACTGTGATTATACAGATCCACTTGCACTTCATGCCATTAAAATGGTTCATGAGTTCTTAAAGAAATCCTATGACGGTGATAAGGAAGCCAAAGAAAGAATGCATAATGCCCAATGCCTGGCTGGAATGGCATTTTCGAATGCTTTACTGGGTATCGTACATTCCATGGCTCATAAAACGGGAGCGGCCTATAGTGGTGGACATATTGTTCATGGATGTGCAAACGCTATGTATTTACCAAGAGTCATTCAATTTAATGCTAAAAATGCAGATGCTGCTAAAAGATATGCGGATATTGCCAGATTTATGGGATTAAATGCAGGCAGTGATGAAGAATTGATCGATGCTCTGGTTAAAGAAATTAAAGCTATGAATGAGTCCCTTGATATACCATGCTGTATTAAAAAATATGAAGATGGTATCATAAAGGAAGAAGAATTTATGGAAAAACTTTCAAGAGTTGCAGAACTAGCCATAGGTGATGCATGTACAGGTTCAAACCCAAGAATCCCTACTCAGGAGGAAATGGAAAAACTACTGAAAGCATGTTACTATGGAGAAGATATAAATTTCTAA
- a CDS encoding BlaI/MecI/CopY family transcriptional regulator: protein MSSYKLTKTESKFADLIWQNEPVSSGELARICEKEMNWKKSTTYTVLKKLCEKGIFKNENALVTSCFKKEEFYAKQSRYFVEDFFGGSLPKFLTAFIGGNKLSIKQAEDLKKLIDEYKED, encoded by the coding sequence ATGAGCAGTTATAAACTGACTAAAACCGAATCCAAATTTGCAGATTTAATTTGGCAAAATGAGCCTGTCAGTTCAGGGGAACTGGCAAGAATATGCGAAAAGGAAATGAACTGGAAAAAATCAACCACATATACCGTTTTAAAAAAATTATGTGAAAAAGGCATTTTTAAAAATGAGAATGCCTTGGTCACATCCTGTTTTAAAAAAGAAGAATTCTACGCAAAACAAAGCAGATATTTTGTTGAAGATTTTTTTGGAGGTTCTCTTCCCAAGTTTCTTACTGCTTTTATCGGCGGGAATAAACTTAGTATCAAGCAGGCCGAAGATCTGAAAAAACTCATTGATGAATATAAGGAGGATTAA
- a CDS encoding M56 family metallopeptidase, translating into MNELFFSVLHMSMTASYVILFIMILRLPLKRVPKNISYALWSIAAFRLLCPFSFKSIISFIPSGADKIPQYIIQSQSPHINSNAINTVTQKAAMASAADYGVSPVQTFFNSWGWQIWVTGMVLMLIYSIFCILILKNRLKDSNHLQLNIYEAYNIKTPFVLGIVNPKIYLPAGLTEGEKRYIIEHEKTHIARLDHMVKLFAFIILSIHWFNPLVWISFLLMGTDMELSCDERVIQKMGVGVKKEYSTSLLSLATNHRIINGSPLAFGERNVKGRIKNVLNYKKPVPWIIAISIIIVCIIGAGLLADPKAEALSNIKPLGESTSNLEQSISNALLSHYKTEFNSPWYEVASEGHVTLGTEDKGGLTNVYLLEQYYEFSFENGDLTVSSGHGSNVAVLSFKKDKNGKYIYHGFKAPLTDEEYYSFIKNSFSSAALDKLNTTDREKSKSDLDSQCEAYASAYLKKIGRSADIDIYAKEKQRPAINSEVSNFLFKNYKDYPYWIGTRETVEKGTRYIYETGWKDQGKLNGIITFTKKRDNGDIIKTIKIQIQDNKILPISNT; encoded by the coding sequence ATGAACGAACTGTTTTTTTCTGTTTTACACATGAGTATGACAGCAAGTTATGTGATTCTTTTTATCATGATTCTCCGTCTGCCATTAAAAAGAGTTCCCAAAAATATTTCTTACGCATTGTGGAGTATTGCGGCATTTCGTCTTCTTTGCCCGTTTTCTTTTAAAAGTATTATAAGTTTTATACCCTCTGGGGCAGACAAAATACCTCAATACATCATACAGAGTCAAAGTCCCCACATAAACAGCAATGCTATTAATACCGTTACCCAGAAAGCAGCTATGGCATCCGCAGCAGATTATGGCGTATCACCTGTACAAACTTTTTTTAATTCCTGGGGCTGGCAGATCTGGGTCACAGGTATGGTCTTAATGCTGATTTACAGTATTTTTTGTATATTAATACTAAAAAACCGTTTAAAAGATTCCAACCACTTACAATTAAATATTTATGAAGCGTACAACATAAAGACTCCTTTTGTACTGGGAATAGTGAATCCTAAGATTTATCTGCCTGCGGGATTAACAGAAGGTGAAAAAAGATATATTATCGAACACGAAAAAACACATATTGCACGCCTTGACCATATGGTAAAGCTCTTTGCTTTTATAATATTGAGTATCCATTGGTTTAATCCTTTAGTCTGGATAAGTTTTCTTCTTATGGGCACGGATATGGAACTATCCTGCGATGAAAGAGTAATCCAGAAGATGGGAGTAGGGGTAAAAAAGGAATATTCTACATCCCTTTTGTCCCTTGCCACCAATCATCGTATCATAAATGGCAGTCCTCTTGCCTTTGGTGAAAGGAATGTGAAAGGCAGAATCAAAAATGTTTTGAATTATAAGAAACCTGTTCCCTGGATTATTGCTATTTCAATTATAATTGTATGCATCATAGGTGCCGGTCTTCTTGCTGACCCTAAAGCAGAAGCTTTAAGTAACATTAAACCTCTGGGTGAAAGCACATCCAATTTGGAACAAAGCATTTCCAACGCGTTGTTGAGCCATTATAAAACCGAATTTAACAGTCCGTGGTATGAAGTTGCATCTGAAGGACATGTGACTCTTGGTACAGAAGACAAAGGTGGTCTGACAAATGTTTACTTACTGGAACAATATTATGAGTTTAGCTTTGAAAATGGCGATTTAACTGTAAGTAGTGGGCATGGCTCAAATGTGGCTGTGCTTTCCTTTAAGAAAGATAAAAATGGAAAGTACATTTACCATGGATTTAAGGCACCTCTCACTGATGAAGAATATTATTCTTTTATTAAGAATTCATTTTCTTCTGCTGCCCTGGACAAATTAAATACAACTGACAGGGAAAAAAGCAAATCAGACTTAGATTCGCAATGTGAAGCTTACGCCAGCGCCTATCTAAAGAAAATTGGCAGAAGTGCTGACATCGATATTTATGCAAAAGAAAAACAAAGACCGGCTATTAACTCAGAAGTTTCTAATTTTTTATTTAAAAATTATAAGGACTATCCTTATTGGATAGGTACACGGGAAACGGTTGAAAAGGGTACCCGGTATATATACGAAACTGGATGGAAAGATCAAGGCAAGCTAAATGGTATTATAACTTTTACCAAAAAGAGAGATAATGGAGATATCATCAAAACAATTAAGATTCAAATTCAGGATAATAAGATATTGCCAATCAGTAATACTTAA
- a CDS encoding PdaC/SigV domain-containing protein, with protein sequence MKKCKIVLILALILSLCLAGCSQNKSSSDETKKEVQKKETKKVEAMYELKSETFKDKDVVINYPQLINLSDTTAQDKINKIIKDQAFLTYNDVLKQGEEFSYELKYDVKYCSPELLSIRFNGYINFIQSAHPSNFVQTLNINIKDQKTVKLNDIVNINEGFVDLFKKGKYLSPYPDQPPELMESINSFLKETDTKGWIELLKTSDSLDINNGGQYSYFTKDGLVIVVSVPHFMGDFAEFQINYKDLSDYKKTDNEVWQFLNEK encoded by the coding sequence ATGAAAAAATGTAAAATAGTACTCATATTAGCTTTAATACTTAGTTTATGCTTAGCTGGCTGTAGTCAAAACAAATCATCTTCTGATGAAACTAAAAAAGAAGTGCAAAAAAAGGAAACCAAAAAGGTTGAAGCGATGTATGAATTAAAATCAGAAACATTTAAAGATAAAGATGTAGTTATCAATTATCCACAGCTCATCAATCTATCAGACACTACTGCCCAGGATAAAATAAATAAGATAATTAAAGATCAAGCATTTTTAACTTATAATGATGTCTTAAAGCAAGGGGAAGAGTTTTCATATGAGTTGAAATATGATGTTAAGTACTGCAGTCCGGAATTGTTAAGTATAAGGTTTAATGGATATATTAACTTTATTCAGTCTGCTCACCCGAGTAATTTTGTTCAAACTCTGAACATAAACATTAAAGACCAAAAAACAGTAAAATTAAATGACATCGTCAATATAAATGAAGGATTTGTTGACCTATTTAAAAAAGGAAAATATTTATCACCTTATCCGGATCAGCCACCGGAATTGATGGAATCTATTAACAGTTTCCTGAAAGAAACAGACACAAAAGGCTGGATAGAGCTTTTAAAGACCTCTGATTCTCTTGACATAAATAACGGAGGCCAATACTCCTATTTTACAAAAGACGGTTTAGTAATCGTTGTCAGTGTTCCTCACTTCATGGGAGATTTTGCGGAGTTCCAGATAAATTACAAGGATCTTTCTGATTATAAAAAAACTGATAATGAAGTATGGCAATTCCTCAATGAAAAATAG
- a CDS encoding helix-turn-helix domain-containing protein, giving the protein MDCNKVGELILSLRKEKGMTQKQLADVMNISDKAISKWERGMGCPDVSLLRELSKVLEVNIEKILLGNLEPNDADGGNMKKLKFYVCPNCGNILTATGEGEVYCCGRKLAGLVPKPADDNHGLTIEEVENDFYITFNHEMTKEHFIGFVAYISYDRVLLIKLYPEQSPEVRFPRMNRGKLYYYCSQHGLWVKDKLI; this is encoded by the coding sequence ATGGATTGCAATAAAGTCGGAGAATTGATACTGAGTTTACGAAAAGAAAAGGGAATGACCCAAAAGCAGCTGGCTGATGTAATGAATATCAGCGATAAAGCAATCTCAAAATGGGAGCGTGGAATGGGCTGTCCGGATGTATCACTGCTCCGTGAACTTTCCAAGGTATTAGAGGTTAATATTGAAAAAATATTATTGGGCAATTTAGAACCTAATGATGCAGATGGAGGAAATATGAAAAAATTAAAGTTTTATGTATGCCCAAATTGCGGTAATATATTGACTGCCACTGGAGAGGGTGAGGTTTACTGTTGTGGACGGAAGCTGGCAGGTCTTGTGCCAAAACCAGCGGATGATAATCACGGCTTAACCATAGAGGAAGTGGAAAATGATTTTTATATCACTTTTAATCATGAAATGACAAAGGAACATTTTATCGGTTTCGTGGCGTATATTTCTTATGACCGGGTCCTTTTAATTAAATTGTATCCGGAACAAAGCCCAGAAGTGCGTTTCCCAAGAATGAACAGAGGAAAGCTCTATTATTACTGCAGCCAGCATGGGCTATGGGTCAAAGACAAATTAATATAA
- a CDS encoding sensor histidine kinase, producing the protein MKSIFSRLLITYFIVVLMIIVILTSAISFMYKTIVMEEKKESFQSMAKRIGILTEKYAKGAMSQEELNAVINGMSYSADAMIYVIQIDKESFSKEKNLKFQGFTDKFVYNDLSEILKGNQIFRKNQYSEKLETYVAYMGYPLKINAEIKGAILMFCPIYNINQNIMRMNLILWTCGGIIFLMSVPFIFINSRRISKPIEQVEIAARTIAKGERTAPVMVHSKDELGMLAHSFNNMKEQLEMNDQVRREFIANVSHELRTPLTSIGGFVQGMLDGIIPMKESTEYLKIIHGETKRLEHLTSDLLDMAKIQSGVVELKIEEINLYEIVSEAILLVKDKTEEKHIKVKTQVETKLKIAMDRERLMQILINLLNNAVKFSKTHGSISISAAERKHLVVISITDTGIGIPQQDLPFIFDKFYRSNKEHSSERESSGLGLSIVKNLVVLSGGNIWAQSKEGQGTNISFTVNKVEG; encoded by the coding sequence ATGAAGAGCATTTTTTCAAGACTTTTAATTACCTACTTTATAGTAGTACTTATGATTATAGTGATTCTTACCTCTGCGATTTCCTTTATGTATAAGACCATTGTTATGGAGGAAAAAAAAGAGAGCTTTCAGTCTATGGCTAAAAGAATAGGAATTTTAACGGAAAAATATGCAAAGGGTGCCATGTCCCAGGAAGAATTAAATGCAGTTATAAACGGTATGAGTTATAGTGCAGATGCCATGATTTACGTGATTCAGATAGACAAAGAAAGCTTTTCCAAGGAGAAAAATTTAAAATTTCAGGGATTTACGGATAAGTTTGTATATAATGATTTATCTGAAATTCTAAAGGGTAATCAGATATTTCGTAAAAACCAGTACTCTGAGAAACTGGAGACCTATGTGGCATATATGGGGTATCCCCTTAAAATTAACGCAGAAATTAAAGGGGCAATACTGATGTTTTGCCCTATTTATAATATAAATCAAAATATCATGAGGATGAATCTGATTTTATGGACTTGCGGAGGAATTATTTTTTTAATGAGCGTTCCTTTTATTTTTATTAATTCCAGAAGAATATCCAAACCTATTGAACAGGTTGAAATAGCAGCAAGAACTATTGCAAAGGGTGAAAGAACAGCCCCAGTTATGGTTCATTCTAAAGATGAACTGGGAATGCTGGCCCATTCTTTTAACAACATGAAAGAGCAGCTTGAGATGAACGATCAGGTGAGAAGAGAATTTATTGCCAATGTTTCTCATGAATTGAGAACTCCCCTGACTTCTATAGGAGGATTTGTCCAGGGAATGTTAGATGGGATTATTCCTATGAAAGAATCCACAGAGTATTTAAAGATTATACATGGAGAAACGAAACGTTTAGAACATCTGACTTCGGACCTTCTTGACATGGCTAAAATCCAGTCAGGGGTTGTGGAACTTAAAATCGAAGAAATTAATCTTTATGAAATTGTTTCAGAGGCAATACTCCTGGTAAAAGATAAGACAGAGGAAAAGCATATTAAAGTAAAAACACAAGTAGAAACAAAACTAAAGATAGCTATGGATAGAGAGAGACTGATGCAGATTCTGATAAACTTATTAAACAATGCAGTTAAGTTTTCAAAAACACATGGAAGTATAAGTATTTCTGCTGCAGAAAGAAAGCATTTAGTTGTAATCTCTATAACCGATACAGGAATTGGGATTCCCCAGCAGGATTTGCCTTTTATATTTGATAAATTTTACCGTTCCAACAAAGAGCACAGTTCAGAAAGGGAAAGTAGTGGATTAGGTCTTTCCATTGTTAAAAATCTGGTGGTACTCAGTGGAGGAAATATATGGGCACAGAGTAAAGAGGGACAAGGTACAAATATTAGCTTTACAGTGAACAAAGTGGAAGGATAG
- a CDS encoding response regulator transcription factor — translation MGTQRILIVDDDKNICKLMELYLGNAGYLTACCHDGSSALDKINKEDYNLVILDLMLPAINGWEVCRLIKMEKNIPIIMVTARDMIDDKINGFEAGADDYLVKPFEPKELVARVKARLKNAAPSDCKQINKSIMVDDLMVDINKYEVRINNQMINLKPKETQLLYFMLINKNIVFTREQLLEKIWDYSYQGDTRTVDVHIKCLREKLNSESKVWEIKTVWGVGYKLEVNE, via the coding sequence ATGGGAACCCAGAGAATATTAATAGTAGATGATGATAAGAATATTTGTAAATTAATGGAGCTCTATCTTGGCAACGCAGGCTATTTAACGGCCTGCTGCCATGATGGGAGCTCTGCTCTTGATAAGATAAATAAAGAAGATTATAATTTAGTAATTTTAGATTTAATGCTCCCTGCCATAAATGGCTGGGAAGTTTGTCGTTTAATAAAGATGGAAAAAAACATACCCATTATCATGGTCACTGCAAGGGATATGATTGATGATAAAATAAATGGATTCGAAGCGGGAGCGGATGATTATTTAGTAAAACCCTTTGAACCCAAAGAGCTTGTGGCAAGGGTAAAGGCAAGACTAAAAAACGCTGCTCCCAGTGATTGCAAACAAATAAACAAATCGATAATGGTGGACGACCTTATGGTGGATATTAATAAGTATGAGGTCAGAATAAATAATCAGATGATTAATCTGAAACCGAAAGAAACCCAGCTGTTATATTTTATGCTGATAAATAAGAACATTGTATTTACCAGAGAACAGCTATTGGAAAAAATATGGGACTATTCTTACCAGGGAGATACACGAACTGTGGATGTACATATTAAATGTTTAAGAGAAAAACTGAACAGTGAGTCAAAGGTCTGGGAAATCAAAACAGTATGGGGAGTAGGCTATAAGCTGGAGGTAAATGAATAA
- a CDS encoding BlaI/MecI/CopY family transcriptional regulator — MSEELKLCESDYRLACIIWENEPLGSGDLVKLCQKNLGWKKSTTYTVLKKLCDRGFFKNEDALVTSLIEKEQVQKYESEQFIDRTFGGSLPGFIAAFMNDKTISKQEAEELKKLIDSYREV; from the coding sequence ATGTCAGAAGAACTGAAGCTTTGTGAAAGTGATTACCGTTTAGCATGTATCATCTGGGAAAATGAACCGCTGGGCTCTGGAGACCTTGTAAAACTCTGCCAGAAGAATCTTGGATGGAAAAAATCTACTACCTATACCGTCTTAAAAAAACTTTGTGACCGGGGTTTCTTTAAAAATGAAGATGCGCTGGTCACCTCATTAATAGAAAAAGAACAGGTTCAAAAATATGAAAGTGAGCAGTTTATAGACCGAACATTTGGTGGTTCACTTCCTGGTTTTATTGCTGCATTCATGAACGACAAAACCATAAGTAAGCAGGAAGCTGAAGAATTAAAGAAGCTGATTGACAGCTATCGGGAGGTATAG